The following coding sequences lie in one Helicoverpa zea isolate HzStark_Cry1AcR chromosome 2, ilHelZeax1.1, whole genome shotgun sequence genomic window:
- the LOC124636649 gene encoding 2-oxoglutarate-Fe(II) type oxidoreductase ppzD, whose amino-acid sequence MAAQQEESLLSRCEIPIIDLAHIGTDVCPMKSVLRRIGQQLFTALSSKGLAVLVNHGIADEKLKAVYADLDNFCALPEGSQAQYLCNPVSNHGYVKPGMEQFDATKKELRHSFNITTLSASSMPAQEDVPEFTKHAVPLAQDLTNLSRVVLQALAYAMGVTPTALLACHSGMLMAEGRNPSAMRLLYYPPVPPEDVGPCSQSDVVHYTRCGAHADYGTFTLLAQDSEGGLEVKLNGSDKWQKVGHLPGAILVQSGEFLATWTANLLPALVHRVVVPTGAYARARGRHCVAFFCHPDKDAVLPPLPLRAVAAPPPPAFTPHTHLTLHSRLLSAAHHLQKRFRETYA is encoded by the exons GTACCGATGTCTGCCCTATGAAGTCAGTGCTGAGACGCATTGGACAGCAGCTGTTCACTGCGCTCAGCAGCAAAGGGCTTGCTGTTCTCGTCAACCATGGCATTGCTGACGAGAAG TTGAAGGCGGTCTATGCGGATCTGGACAACTTCTGCGCTTTGCCGGAGGGTAGCCAGGCGCAGTACCTCTGCAACCCCGTGAGCAACCATGGTTACGTGAAACCAGGGATGGAACAGTTTGATGCCACTAAGAAG GAATTGCGTCACTCATTCAACATCACCACGTTGTCTGCCTCATCGATGCCAGCTCAGGAGGATGTTCCTGAGTTCACGAAGCACGCCGTGCCTCTGGCGCAGGACCTCACCAACTTGTCGCGGGTTGTTCTGCAGGCACTCGCTTATGCTATGG GAGTGACTCCCACGGCACTTCTAGCGTGTCACTCAGGCATGCTAATGGCGGAGGGTCGCAACCCCTCAGCGATGCGTCTGCTGTACTACCCGCCGGTACCCCCTGAGGACGTGGGCCCGTGTTCCCAGAGCGACGTCGTGCACTACACGAGATGCGGCGCGCACGCAGATTACGGCACCTTTACGCTGTTGGCGCAGGACTCTGAGGGTGGACTTGag GTGAAGTTGAACGGCAGTGACAAATGGCAGAAAGTGGGACACCTACCGGGAGCTATCCTCGTTCAGTCAGGAGAATTCCTCGCTACTTGGACTGCCAACCTTCTACCAGCACTC GTGCACCGCGTGGTGGTGCCGACGGGAGCATACGCGCGCGCTCGCGGGCGTCACTGCGTGGCGTTCTTCTGCCACCCCGACAAGGACGCCGTGCTGCCGCCGCTGCCGCTCCGCGCcgtcgccgcgccgccgccgcccgccttCACCCCGCACACGCACCTCACGCTGCACAGCCGCCTGCTCAGCGCCGCGCATCACTTGCAGAAGCGCTTCAGGGAAACGTACGCGTGA